Proteins from a single region of Urocitellus parryii isolate mUroPar1 chromosome 4, mUroPar1.hap1, whole genome shotgun sequence:
- the B4gat1 gene encoding beta-1,4-glucuronyltransferase 1, translated as MQMSYAIRCAFYQLLLAALMLVAMLQLLYLSLLSGLHGQEEQDQYFEFFPPSPRSVDQVKAQLRTALASGGVLDVSGDYRVYRGLLKTTMDPNDVILATHASVDNLLHLSGLLERWEGPLSVSVFAATKEEAQLATVLAYALSSHCPDMRARVAMHLVCPSRYEAAVPDPREPGEFALLRSCQEVFDKLARVAQPGINYALGTNVSYPNNLLRNLAREGANYALVIDVDMVPSEGLWRGLREMLDQSNQWGGTALVVPAFEIRRARRMPMSKTELLQLYQVGEVRPFYYGLCTPCQAPTNYSRWVNLPEESLLRPAYVVPWQDPWEPFYVAGGKVPTFDERFRQYGFNRISQACELHVAGFDFEVLNEGFLVHKGFKEALKFHPQKEVENQHNKILYRQFKQELKAKYPNSPRRC; from the exons ATGCAGATGTCCTACGCCATCCGGTGCGCCTTCTACCAGCTGCTGCTGGCCGCGCTCATGCTGGTGGCGATGCTTCAGCTACTCTACCTGTCGCTTCTGTCCGGACTGCatgggcaggaggagcaggatcAATATTTCGAGTTCTTCCCGCCCTCCCCGAGATCCGTGGACCAGGTGAAGGCTCAGCTCCGCACCGCTTTGGCCTCAGGAGGTGTCCTGGACGTCAGCGGTGATTACCGCGTCTACAGGGGCCTACTGAAGACCACCATGGACCCCAACGATGTGATCCTGGCCACGCATGCCAGCGTGGACAACCTGCTGCACCTGTCCGGCCTGCTGGAGCGCTGGGAGGGTCCGCTGTCCGTGTCAGTGTTCGCGGCTACCAAAGAGGAAGCTCAGCTGGCCACGGTGCTGGCCTACGCGTTGAGCAGCCACTGCCCTGATATGCGCGCCAGGGTCGCCATGCACCTGGTGTGCCCCTCGCGTTATGAGGCAGCAGTGCCTGACCCCCGGGAGCCTGGGGAATTTGCCCTACTGCGCTCCTGCCAGGAGGTCTTCGACAAGCTAGCCAGGGTGGCCCAACCAGGGATTAATTACGCCCTAGGCACCAATGTCTCCTACCCTAATAACCTGCTGAGGAATCTGGCTCGTGAGGGAGCCAATTATGCCCTGGTGATCGACGTGGACATGGTGCCCAGTGAGGGGCTGTGGAGAGGCCTGCGGGAAATGTTGGATCAGAGCAACCAGTGGGGGGGCACCGCACTGGTGGTGCCTGCTTTTGAGATCCGCCGAGCCCGCCGTATGCCCATGAGCAAGACTGAGCTGCTGCAGCTCTACCAGGTGGGCGAGGTCCGGCCCTTCTATTATGGGCTGTGCACACCTTGCCAGGCGCCTACCAACTACTCCCGCTGGGTCAATCTGCCAGAAGAGAGCTTGCTGAGGCCTGCCTACGTGGTGCCTTGGCAGGACCCTTGGGAGCCATTTTACGTGGCTGGAGGCAAGGTGCCCACCTTTGATGAGCGATTTCGGCAGTATGGCTTCAATCGAATCAGCCAG gCTTGTGAGCTGCACGTGGCAGGGTTTGATTTTGAGGTGCTGAATGAAGGTTTCCTGGTTCATAAGGGCTTCAAAGAAGCCTTGAAGTTCCATCCACAAAAGGAGGTTGAAAATCAGCATAATAAGATCCTTTACCGCCAGTTCAAACAGGAGTTGAAGGCCAAGTACCCCAACTCTCCCCGCCGCTGCTGA